The DNA sequence ttaggtcctccactcccctcaagggggtgggctctgaggaaaccatttttttcaggcttttgttctctggaggtttttatgttctttcatctcttttctctcatcttgacagattttgatggtttttggaggtttagaggagagcaaactgcaccccgacctccctctcagagagaagccttagaatgctctgcagaactgctggcagagtaggttctgagtcatggtccctggggatgcaggatctccttattgtacccaataccagggcagcatcatctgtctgggcagctccagaccgccagacaGGTTCCAAgtagtgatcacacactgagattttcccactgtcctgggctgggaatttctggtttttccagatgccagagctccaggctagcacctatgagcacctctcccatgggagggtgtgggacaggcgcgtttcaggattgccatctggccaggctcccagcccctcacgggaggcaTACCCCACTAGTTCTTGGACGCACTGGTGGTTCAGGCACGCTGGGgattcagggaccaagacctgccttttctgcctcactctctctgtctcagcaccagaggaggctgtcctgggtcctcggacttaggcccctgtccctaactgccctgattcccactatttccccccgcgatcctttgctcttttttttttttggagtgttctcaaccagactccaagctaatgttggtccccagacatagggcactctcgtattgggttattactttccaatcagttgcctctggtggctccctcccccttttgtttatcttctgatatcagtccgacttcccactctgctttacctgccactggcgtcttctgctcctgtagagatccagacatgtatacttctgatctcaggctgatttattaggtgatcagagttctttggtaggtaatgtGCTCACTTTAGGGTACCTGTTGAagtggtgcctcctcctacttctccgccatcttgactcccctatATACAGGGCCTTTTTAAGATTAAATGATAAATATCCCTTAAATCACCATAATAAATCATGAGTCATAAAGAAAACCCAGTAAGATTTCAGTGAGTTTGTTCCTGGTTAAAgtaattcaagttttttttttaagatttttatttatttatttgacagagatcacaagaaagcagagaggcaggcagagagagaggaggtagcaggctccccgctgagcagagagaccaatgcagggctcagtcacaagaccctgagatcatgacctgagttggaggcagaggctttacccactgagcgaCAGACACCCCTAAAGTAATTCAAGTTTtatgaataataaattataaaatagtaaggaaagaaacccttccaaaaaagaaatatcatataaTACAGAATTAAAGGTCCACAAAAATGTGCAACATTAGTAGAAAAACATTATTACCCTGCTCAGATGGGCAATAACAAACTTGGATGGAAGTATCAACATGGTAAACTTGAGATTTTAGGTTTTACTcgaaataattgaaaatatttttaatactttttaaaatttcttttcagtgttccagaattcactgtttatgcaccacacccagtgctccaggcaatacatgacctctataatacccaccaccaggctcacccaactcccaccccatttttgtataattgaaaacaaggaaacagaaatagaacaataaaacCAAATAGGTCAATACAAATCTTATTTGGATTGTTTTAATAATTGAAAATCTTGAAATACAAATAAGATTTGTATTGACCTGTTTgattttattgttctatttctgttattccttcttttcaattatacaaaaatgctgctgtaggaaaaataaagtctccatcctaaaagaaaaaaaaaaaagccaagtgaaCATGTAGCCTCCACCACTTTTTAAATATCCTTACACAATCATTCATTCATAGAACTTAAAAGTCTGGTGAAATCTCAGATACAGGGGactctgtacacttaaaattgtaGCTTTCCAGCCTAAATAGTGGAGAAAAGCACATTTAAAGGAGTTGGGAACTGCTTGTTTACAAGAAGGACATTCACAGTATCCATTAGTAATGTATTAGTTAttacaacataatttttaatcaaatataatgcccttttacttttaatagaagtgtatcttattcatatttataaatatattatagacatgtagatattttcatgtatataaacatacatatatatgtggtttgttttctggcaacttcttttcactgtttcttttttaaaaaacactttttccccctttatctttttctttatacttaattatgtatttgagtgtttctgtgtttgagagctcaaaaagtttttaattgaggtatagttgatatagtgttatattaggttCAGGCATATAGTATAATGTATTCAACACTGAATGATTTAATACATTAGTTATGAAGATACACAACACCATAGTAACAGTAAACATAGTCAAATGCagaaaatatctaatattttgaTATGATGGTATGTTAACCACTCAATTATAGTTTAAAGTTTAAAGGACAAGAGTAACAATAGTAAATATAGCTACTAAAATTAGTTAACAAATATtcagtataaaaatagaaaagttgtggctttaaaaaaaataaaaggggagagttagaatgtgatttttttctttgtaactagAGTCAAgttgttaaaagaaaatagactGTAATATCTATAAGGTATCTTATGTAAGCTTCATTGTaagcacaaagcaaaacaactacaaaacatatatatgtgtgtgtgtgtgtgtgtgtgtttacaccaAATATTCTTCGATGATTATAATGAAGGGAATTCAGTCATTTGTGACAAGAATTAACCTTGataatgttatgctaagtgatataattaacacatttgtgaggaatctgaaaaatctgaatgtatagaaacagagagtagaatggtggtaacCATGGATGTAGGGAAGAATGGGCAGTTGTTATTCAGAGTGCAAACTTTTAGTTGGAAGATAAATATGTCTGGTATCCAATGTACagcattatagttaataatatagtgTATTATACACTTGAAGTGTCCTAAGAGAGTATATCTTAAATGTTCACACCACAAAAATTGTGTCAATTACATGATGTGATGGAAATATTATCTAACACAAAGACAGTAATGATATGGTAatatatataagtgtatcaaatcaacatggtGTACACCTTAAAATTATAACAATGTTAGATATCAAAATTATGTCaacaaagttggaaaaaactaaatcttgttttcttttaaacttgaacattttttttcctatttaaaagatAAGGCACTTCAACTTTGATAAATActgctggattttttaaaattattttctttttaaagattttattcatttatttgacagagagaaatcacaagagaggcaggcagagagagagaggaagggaagcaggctctccgttgagcagagagcccgatgcgggactcgatcccaggaccctgagatcatgacctgagctgaaggcagcggcttaacccactgagccacccaggcgccctaaaattattttctattgttaGAGAAAATACAGTGATCATCTCATTTGACTTCAAGTAGATGACCTGATATTTCCCCTCCAATCTCCCAGAAATTCTCTAATTATTCTTATAATCCCATACTTGTTTCCAGATATACAGATATTTATGATGTTTATCACATTTTGAAATATAGAAgtatatgttcatttatttagttagttatattttttcaaacataGTAATTCTATATTATGtttgatattcttttcttttttgatttacaAACTCATCCTttgctttttaatcttttcttttttctgtttattttttccttggagatttttgagcctcattttctggttttaaccagttttaactattatctatttctcattttctaaggattttgaaggggcggggggggtgggaggttgaggaaccaggtggtgggtaatagggagggcacatactgcatggagcactgggtgtggtgcaaaaacaatgaacactgttacgctgaaaataaacaaataaaaaataaataaataacaaaaatacattttttaatttatttttattaatttctagccAATATTAATCTGGATCAAAATTAATCTCTATTTTtgattatatttctctttctatgtctCATGTATAGGATTAGAATACTATTTCACAGAAATATcacattaatattttgttaaagaaaacaatttcaaatatttatatatcatgtaATTTTTGACTTTATTATGCTTTCCTATTATATCACTTtactaatttttacttttcataatgaTGTTGCCTACATGTaaatgttttatactttaaagtaatacattgctttttttttggtattattgaGCTTTATTCAGaaattggttttaaaatgtgtttaagtcttttatatatgtatacaattttaATAGAATAATTAAGGAGCAGTTTAACAGTCCTGTATATCTTTGTTATCCATCATTACATGTTCCTCTgactatttttgtaaaaaaaaaagcacaagaaattaatattagacTGATAAAAAGTATTGTCttaattctttctgattttcttttgttcccaTTATATGACTAATAACCAATACAGAGATGGTCACCCAACAGccactcagtgaatatttgtagTGTGAATAGACTAAAGAATGGCAAAActtatagaatatataattaacAAATTGCTTAAGTTATTGTGGATCACTTTAAAACGGCCTACTAAAAACAGttaatgtggactctgagaaacaaactgaaggttttggagaggaggaaggttgggggttgggtgagcctggtggtgggtattatggagggcatgtatttcatgaagaactgagtgtggtgcataaacaatgaattttgtaacactgaaaaaaataaaataaaatttaaaaacaaaaaaaaacagttaatgtGTTATCTCAGTTCATttactgaaaacacagaaagtgtgtttttcattttctatatctcTGTGACATTTTGGGAGTGATAGCTAATTACCTTCAAAGATAGATCCCCAGGACCTTCTGGTAATCCCAGTCCCTTCTGAGCTGCTAATAATTTTCCCCTAAATGGCAGAAGTGATCATACTTTTCCTGACTATCCACACAATGCCATATATTTAACTGAATGAGGGAGCCTAAGATAAGATCTCAAGGCAGAAAGGTCCACAGGTCACTCATCACTAAGTTATGTTTGCCCAACTCTGCCACTGATCTGGTTTCCAACCAGGTAAtgccatattttaatttatttaaaatcaattaattaacatatagagtattattagtttgagaggtagaatttagtgattcatcagttacacataacacccagtgctctttacatcagGAGcctcccttaatacccatcactcagttattccatccatcccacccacctccccttcagcaacctcagcttgttttctgtaATTAAGAGGTAATGCagtaatgtcattttttaatatggaatacttataatataaagaaatagaaggtcAGAGTTGCATAAATTCAGAAGGCACAATATTTCCCTGGATGTGAAGGGAACCTATGCTAATTTCTGTGGAATTTTGtggaaaatttgtattttaagatatGCATATTATAATTATGTGCTATTCATCATTAATGATTATAtgctgtatatttatttataatttgtatgtCAAAACACACAGGAGTCATTCTGTCTCTGATTGTCTTGTCATAAAATTTTACTACacaatatttcatttatcataCTGAAAGGGtgagtttcttaaaattcttcatattgaaaagaaaaaagaattaagaagtggattgtttaggggtgcctgggtggctcagtcattaagcatctgcctttggctcaggtaatgatctcagagtcttgtgATCTTGCCCTGTGCTGgactggctccctactcagcaggaagactgcttctccttctcatactccctctgcttgttatccctttcgctgtctctctgtctgttggataaataaatgaaatctttaaaaacaacaagtggattgtttagaaaatttttatataatttctattacTAAGGCAAACTATTGCAATGTTGtattaaaaagtgattttcttgATTATGTACATGTTTGCATATACATAATTAtgctattttgaaaatacaattaGATACAGTGTGACTCTTTTCCATATCTGCCTTTATATActatatcaatcaatcaatgttattaatatgtatagaaaacaagaaacaaaatatgtgTAGTAAATATTAATGGGAAGATGAGAGGTGCcttagtttcttttctgtttcacaaacattttaagtgatattatactgtttaaaaaatccatttaaagagtgagcaaagtatttttataaacataagtcAAAGTAAGTTTATCAGAAAACAATATGTAACACCATCaatctgaatttgttttctttgcatgAAGTAAAACCAAACCGATGATCATTTCAAAACCAATTGAACTACATGAACATTTTGTCCAAATTCCACAGTGTAATACAGTTTGCATCTTAGGTGATGATAAATTGGTAAAACtgtggaaacagagaaaaagagatgatgCAGTCTTATGGAACAAAATatgcattttgtatttaattcagagaactttgcagagaaaaaaatgaaataagtttaGGGTATGATCATGGGAACTTAGAATACAGAAGATGAGTTTAACTGCCAAACCTGACTACTTGCAGCATACAGGTTCTAGCCTTTCCCCATGCATGCAGGAGTTCTTGGAACTAACATAATTCTTCAGTACCAGGCTATTTGCTCTCCTTATCCCCTAGAAAGAAATGATCATCCTTTGGTTCTTGAATCTTCCATTGGTATCCTCACTTATAATACCCTAATTTCCCCCCTTGTTTATGGTGGTTACGATCAGAAATAGTTGAATACTtataatttgctcattttttaaaagattttatttatttatttgacagacagagatcacaagtaggcagagaggcagacagagagagaggaggaagcaggcaccccactgagcagagagcccgatgcggggcttgatcccaggaccctgagatcatgacctgagctgaaggcagaggctttaacccactgagccacccaggcgccccataatttgctcatttctttaCTTCATGTCTCACATTCATGGAACTGTAAGTTTGATAAGAgcaaggatttcatttctttgttcacaGTACATTCCCTCATTATCATTCAGTGTGTGGCCCATGGCAGGAATTCAGTAATACCCGTGAAATTGCTATTTAATAGAATctgtcgggcacctgggtggctcagtgggttaaagcctctgccttcggctcaggtcatggtcctgggatcgagccccgcatggagctctctgctcagcagggagcctgctttccttcctctgcctctggctgcctctctgcctacctatgatctctgtctgtcaaataaataaataaaatcttaaaaaaaaagaatctgaaaaaaaaaagaatctgtcaccaaaaaaaaaggaagaaaagtagaatCTGTCTCCCAGTGTTTCAATTTTTGCATTGTTTGctcatttacaaatttaaatttttacagtataaaaactcagtttctttcaccaaacaacatttttttatcttatcAGTATTACATTGTTGAGATTTCTTCTGAACTACTCTTCAgtttcttaaagagataaaattaatacTCGAAAAAATTTCCCTAAGTCCTGTTTTGCACATTAGTATTCTTTAACTAATGGCAATGGACCATCTTTCTCTCCTGCCCATGAagcagaactttaaaataatcatagttagtaaatttgtcattttgattatttatatcttttagttttgatttttggaaatttatttattattccctACCAATTATTGAAGAAAACCAATGAGGGATGCTTATGGGGTGATAATTATATAGAAATTATAGTGCTTtctggatacctgggtggctcagtcagctaagtttctgtcttcagctcaggtcatgatcccaaggtcctggattgaaccccacatcaggatcccttcttggtgaggagccttcttctcctctccctctccctgtgccactcATCCTACTTATgcttcctttgctctctctccttctgtcaaataaatagctaaaatctttttaaaaatctcactgttttctcttttcctagtttgtaaggttaagtgtttttatttcaaaggtaAAGGTACTATTATAACATTATCCACATTAATCTGGATCCAAATTCTCTGAGATAAGAATTAGAGATAATAAATAGAGAtatcgatttatttatttacttagataaatagagatataataataataatataatcatttCTAAGGTAAGAATAGTGTCTCAGAAATTTAAACTTGTTTACTTAAGTAATTAAAGTTAACTTAGTTAAGGTTAAATGacctttgtttcatttaaaaactagTATGTTTTCTATCCCAGGGTTAGGGTTGTTCTTCAGACACTCAAAAGTTTATTTATGCTCAGTCTCACTATTTAGGGTCTATATTTAGAGCCCAGGGGCTTTGTTCCTTGGATAATCTCCATTTTTCATGATCTTAATAACATCACCaaacaatgtaaattaaaactatgcAAAAGACACTACATATGTAGCTAAAAGGGAATGTTAATTGCATAAAGGTGTTCATTGGGAATGCTGCTATTAAATTCCAGAGAGAAATCCCAAGGTAATATTGATTTGGGGCCATCAAGTGTGatagtcaagaaagaattcttgagatgttttatgGTGCAAAAAttgacaggacctgtgggcagaaagagctgcacttaTGACTGTGAGGAgtgaaaaatcatatatttttaaatttgtggagGGAGTTGGGGTAGAGCATAAGTTTCTAAGATTTCTGTATGCTGAAGTTAGAGTCTACAGGATCTTGGAGATGTGGTTATTGTTAAGATAAGTTTGCTTTTAATCTCTAATGAAACATCAACATTAAGGCAGCCATGCGTTCCTTGAAATGTCACACTCTGCGGGCCTCAGGTATTCATCAGTGGGCTCTAACTTGTAAGGAGATTTAATTTTAGCtacatttatctcatttttgtttttctcaccaggatctttttttttaaagattttatgtatttatttgagagagagagacagtgagagagagcatgagaggggagaaagtcagagggagaagcagactctccaaggagcagggagcccgatgtgggactcgatcccaggactctgggatcatgacctgagctgaaggcagtcacttaaccaactgagccacccaggcgccctcctcatCAGGATCTTATTAATACCACTTTTgtataaaaaacacaaacttaTGGAAGAGAGATTGTATACAACTGCTCGGATATAAGGAAAAACATCCAAATGTTCCATGTCCTAAGACCCCCTGGAAAACTAGTAATGGCTGTATCCTTTCTGTGAAATTCATTCACAAAATCTTACTTATAATTATGTCCAAGCACCAATGTCAAAAGCACTAGCAATGAGAAACAACAGTTTCCAAGTAGGCTTTATTCTTCTTGGCTTCACTAAATGGCCCCATCTGGAAATAATTCTCTTCTGGATAGTGATCATTTTATATGCCATGATCATCCTCTCCAACTCAACCATTATCTTGCTCTCTTGTGTGGACATTCATCTCTACActcccatgtatttctttcttagcaatctttccttcttggATCTCTGCTTCACTACAACTGCTGTGCCTCAGATGTTGTCTAATTTGTGGGGGCCAGACAAGAGCATCACCTACACAGGCTGTGTCATTCAACTATCTGTGTTCCTCTGCCTTGGGGCAACAGAAGGTGTTATGTTGGTGATGATGGCCTTTGACCGCTATGTTGCTATTTGCCAGCCTCTGCATTATACCATCATCATGAATCATCAGTTCTGTTGGAAACTGGTACTAATAGCCTGGCTGTCTGGATTGATGGAATCTGTAACCCAATCTCCCATCACATTCCAGCTTCCTTTTTGCACCCACCACCACCTGGATGATTTTCTGTGCGAAGTTCCTGCCTTCATACGCCTAGCATGTGGAGATACCTCAGCCATTGAGTGGCAAATGACCATCTCTGCTGACCTTTTCACCATTGTACCAGTGGTATTGATCCTGACTTCTTATGGCTGTATAGCTCGAGCCTTGGGGAAACTCCActcagaagagggaaggaaaaaagccaTTGCCACCTGTTCTTCCCACCTTATTGTGGTCTTCATGTTTTATGGGACAGTGGCCATGGTTTATGCAGATCCTAAGAACCACTTTGCTTCAAATTATGGCAAGATCTTCACTTTCTTCTACACTTTGGTCACACCACTGTTGAATCCTCTCATCTATACTCTaaggaacaaagaagtaaaagatgctCTGCAAAGACTGCTAAATAAAATGATGCACAAATGAAAAATGTCCTTCTGAATCAAAAAAAGGTGTTGAAATCATGATGTTCTTATACTCTCCATTAGAGAGTCA is a window from the Meles meles unplaced genomic scaffold, mMelMel3.1 paternal haplotype, whole genome shotgun sequence genome containing:
- the LOC123936095 gene encoding olfactory receptor 15-like, producing the protein MRNNSFQVGFILLGFTKWPHLEIILFWIVIILYAMIILSNSTIILLSCVDIHLYTPMYFFLSNLSFLDLCFTTTAVPQMLSNLWGPDKSITYTGCVIQLSVFLCLGATEGVMLVMMAFDRYVAICQPLHYTIIMNHQFCWKLVLIAWLSGLMESVTQSPITFQLPFCTHHHLDDFLCEVPAFIRLACGDTSAIEWQMTISADLFTIVPVVLILTSYGCIARALGKLHSEEGRKKAIATCSSHLIVVFMFYGTVAMVYADPKNHFASNYGKIFTFFYTLVTPLLNPLIYTLRNKEVKDALQRLLNKMMHK